A window of Limosilactobacillus reuteri genomic DNA:
TGCCGATATTAAATTGTTCTTGAAAGGTAGAATTATTTTGATAAAACCAAATGATTCCGCCAAAGAGTAATAAATAAAATAAGGTTAATAAGAAATTGGACTTCTTAATCGGTCACACCCCCTAGTATTCAAATTCTAATTAAAAAAGAGGAAAACGTCCATTATTTAATATTTTTTCTTTATTGTTGACGATTGTAAACTTTAATAGTATGCTGTACCTATAATATGATTACAGTTGTAAACTAAAAGAAGGTGGAAATATTGAGAATTGCCGCTATAGTTATTGCACTGATTTTAATTGCATTTATTGTTTGGTGGTTCTTTGGAAAACATACAGAGTCGGCGGGAAAATCAACTATTGTTAATGATGAACAAACTGCAACAATTGTCGTTAATGGTGGTTATTCTCCATCAACCGTTATCTTGAAAAAGGGAATTCCGGCTCAAGTTAACTTTGATATGCATGACTCGACGGCTTGTTTATCACATGTGGTGTTTGAGCAGCTAGGAGTTAATAAGGATTTAACAAAGCAAAAGATTACAACGATTAATATTCCAACAGATAAAGCACAGACTTTTAATTTTGCTTGTGGGATGGATATGTTTCATGGAAAGGTGATTGTTAAATAATGAGTATTTTTTCAAAAAATCAAACTAAAAAAGTTGTTGTTAATGCAGAAAATCATGGCTACAAACCAGAAACGGTTACTTTCAAACAAGGAAAGCCAGCGCAATTAAAATTTATCCCTTCTGATAACATGGGATGTATGAATGAAGTCGTCTTTAAGGAACTTGGTATTGATGAGAAGTTAGACGGAAAAAAGGAAGTTACTGTTGATATTCCAACTGATAAGCCGGGAACTTATAACTACGCTTGTGGAATGGATATGTTTCATGGAAAGGTTGTTGTAAAGTAATGAAGCTTACAAACATTCAGC
This region includes:
- a CDS encoding cupredoxin domain-containing protein, with the translated sequence MEILRIAAIVIALILIAFIVWWFFGKHTESAGKSTIVNDEQTATIVVNGGYSPSTVILKKGIPAQVNFDMHDSTACLSHVVFEQLGVNKDLTKQKITTINIPTDKAQTFNFACGMDMFHGKVIVK
- a CDS encoding cupredoxin domain-containing protein, encoding MSIFSKNQTKKVVVNAENHGYKPETVTFKQGKPAQLKFIPSDNMGCMNEVVFKELGIDEKLDGKKEVTVDIPTDKPGTYNYACGMDMFHGKVVVK